Part of the Verrucomicrobiota bacterium genome, GTCGACGGGCAGACGCAGGTCGAACCCCTTGAGGTTGTTCTGCCGTGCACCACGCACGACGATGGCCTTTGGCGGCATCGTCAGGAATCCCCGAGTCAAGCTTCGGGCCGATTGTAGCACCCGCCCGGGAGTGTGAACACGAGGAAGGAGCGCGCCGGGTTCAGGATTCCGTTTCGGCCGGCGGCTCCACGGCGGCCGGCTCGGCGGGGGGCAGGGCGTCACGGAACTTGACCGAGACGACCTTGGAGATGCCGGAGCGCTCCATGGTGATGCCGTAGAGCACGTCGGCCATGGCGATCGTGCGCTTGTTGTGCGTGATGATGATGAACTGCGAGCGGAGGAGGAACTCCTTGAGCGTGTCGTTGAAGCGCAAGATGTTCGGCTCGTCGAGCGCGGCATCCATTTCGTCGAGGATGCAGAACGGCGACGGTTTGACGCGGAAGATCGAGAAGAGCAGGCAGATGGCCGTCATCGCCTTCTCGCCGCCGCTCATGAGCGTGATGCTCTGGAGCTTCTTGCCGGGGGGGCTGGCGACGATCTCGATGCCGCACTCGAGGATGTCGCTTTCATCGTCGAGAATGAGGTCAGCCTTGCCGCCGCCGAAGAGCGTGGTGAACATCTCGCGGAACGAGTCGCGGATCTTGTTGAACGTCTCGCGGAAGAGCTCGCGGCTCGTGCGGTTGATCTTGGCAATGGCCTTGAGCAGCGACTCCTTCGCATTGATAAGGTCTTCCTGTTCCTTGACGAGGAAGGTGTGGCGTTCTTCGAGCCGCTCGTACTCCTCGATGGCGTAGATATTGACGGGGCCGAGCGATTCGATCTTGGCGCGCAACTCCTCGACGCGGGCGGCGACCTCCTCCCAGTTCGAATCGGGCGGGAAGCGCTCGGCCGCCGGATTGTCGTGGGTGAGCTTGTACTCGTTGCGCAGACGCTCGTCGATGCGCTCGACGGCGACACGCGCCTCGGTCAACTGCGCGTTGAGGCCGGACTCGGCCTCCTGCCGGTCGTGGAGTGTGCGACGCTTGTCCTTGAGCCCGGCTTCGAGCGTCCCGAGCCGGTTGCCGATCTCGGCGCGGCGCTCGTCGAGGGCCTCGATCGCGCGTTCGGCTTCGGCCTTCTGCTGCGTCACCTCCTCGATACGGCGGCGGGCCTCTTCCATCTCGAGCGCGAGCCGCTCGGAGTTGCCCTGGCCGGCCTCGATCTGCCGGCGGCACGCGACGATCTCCTCGTTGCGGCGCCGGATGTCGTCGGCGGTGCGCTCCTGGCGACCGTGCGCGGCCGTGGTGCGCTCCTTGAGCGACGAAACCTGCACTTTGAGCTCCGTGAGCCGCCGGTGCGCCTCGGCGGCCTCGGCCTGACGCTGGGCGATGGCCTCGTTGCGGCGGGCGGTCTCCTCGTCGGCGGCGCGTTTCTCCTGATCGAGCGCGGCGGCGGCGATGCGGACCTCCTCCCGGCGGGCCGAGAGACGAGTAGCATCATCCTCAAGCGCGACGAGCCGTTCGGCGACCGCCGTGAGCTGTTGTTCGACGGCCTCGCGTCCGGCGGTCACACGGGCGAGCTCATGGGCCTGTTCGGCCAGTTGCTCGTCGACCGCCCGGATACGCCGGGCGATCTCCTCGCGCCGGATCTCGAGCGTGCCGGCCTCGCGGGCACGGTCCTGTTCCTGTCCATGCGTCGTGTCGTGCTCGGCCTGGAGACGGTGCGCTTTCTCCTCGAGCTGGGCGATGCGCGTATCGCGCGAGAGCAGGCCTTGCTCGGGCCGGCCCGCGCGGCCGCCGCTGATCACGCCGCGGCCGGAGAAGACCTCGCCGGCGCGCGTGACGAGCCGGAACGGGAAGCGCTTTTGCTCAGCGATGCGCAGCGCGGCATCGAAATCCTCGACAAGCACCGTGTCGCCCAGAAGCATGGCGACGAGCACGCGGTCGCGCTCGTCGCACCCGACGACTTCGCTCGCCGCCGCGATCAGGCCGGTGTTCCGTTCGAACAGCTCGTGGAGCAGCTCGGCGTTGACAGCCGGCGGCCTGAGCAGGTCGTACGGGAGGAACGTGGCGCGGCCGTTGCCGGTCTCCTTGAGATGGGCGATGGCGCGTTCGGCGTCGCGGCCCGTCGCCACGGCGATGTACTGGAGGCGGCCGCCAAGCGCTGCCTCGATGGCGATTTCGAACTCCTCGGGCACGCGCAGCAGGTCGGCCGCGGTGCCGTAGATGCCGGGCAGGGCGCCCATCTCGGCCGCGGCGGCGCGCAGAATGCTCTTCACGCCGTGGTGGTAGCCCTCATAGTTGGCGCGCATCTCGACAAGCAGGTCGTACTGCGACCGCACTTCGGCCAGCTCGCGCGAGAGCCGTTGGCGCCGGGCCATGTCCTGGTTGAGGAGCCCCGCGACATTCTGAAGCGATTCGCGCAGTGCGGCTTCCTCTTCGCGGCCGCGCCGGGCCTCGGCGGCAAGCTCGTCCTGATCGTGGGCGCGCCGCTGCTGGTCGGCGTCGAGCTGCTGCCGGCGCGCCTCGAGCTGCTCCTGCTCGGCGTGGAGGGTGGCACTCGCGGCGCCGGCCTCGTCGAGGCGGCGGTCAAGCGCCTCGATCTCGTTGGTGATCTTGATCTCACGGTGCACAAGCTCGAGCGCACGCCGGGCGGCATCAGCCACGGCGGCCTCTTCCTGCCCGAGCGCAGCGGCCTCGGCAGCCACGCGCTCTTCCTGGGCGATCAGCGCCTGCTCGGCGTTGCGAAGCTCGGTCTCCTGCTGCTGGAGCAGGCACGTGCCCTCCTCGACCTGGCGACCGAGCTCGTCGATCTGCCGCTGGAGCGATTCGATCTGGCCGCGGGCGGCGACCTCGGCGTTGCGCCCGTCGGCGATGCGCTGTTCGCTCAGCGTGATCGTGTTGCGCTCGTGGTCAATGGCGCGCAGCAGCTCGAGCTTGCGCGTCTGGAGCGCTTCGAACTCACGCTCGTGCGCGGCGAGCTTGGCGCGCAGCTCGTCAATCTCGCCGTCGCGCGTCTCGATCTCGGTATAGAGCTCGCGCAGGCCGCTTCGGGAGCGGTCATGCTCGGTGGTGAGCCGCGTGAGCTCGGCGGCGAACACGTCGCGGTTGTGGAGGAGCTGGGCGCAGTCGTAACGCACGAGCTCGTCGCTGAGCCGGCGGTGGCGCCGGGCCTTGGCGGCCTGGCGATCGAGCGTGTTGATCTGGCGCTTGACCTCGCGGATGATGTCGTTGATGCGAACGAGGTTCTCCTCGGTCGCCTCGAGCTTGCGCAGGGCGGCCTTGCGGTCGGCCTTGTACTTAAGGATGCCGGCGGCTTCTTCGAAGACGTGGCGGCGGTCTTCGGGCTTGGCGCTCAGGAGCTGCTCGATCTCGCCCTGCTCGAAGTGCGAGTAGGCGTCGAGGCCGACGCCGGTGCCCATGAGCAGGTCCTGGATGTCCTTGAGACGGCACGGCTGCTTGTTGAGCAGGTACTGGCTCTCGCCGGAACGGAATAGGCGGCGGGTGATCCGGACTTCCTCAAAATCGACGTCGAGTAGACGCCCGGCGTTCGACATCACGAGGCTGACCTCGGCCATGCCCATCGGCTTCTCGTCGGCCGTGCCGTTGAAGATCACGTCCTCCATCTGCTTGCCGCGGAGGTCGCGCGGGTTCTGCTCGCCGAGCACCCAGCGGATGGCGTCGCTGACGTTGCTTTTGCCGCAGCCGTTCGGGCCGACGATGGCAGTGACGCCGGGCTCGAACTCGATCACCGTCTTGTTGGCGAACGACTTGAACCCGATTACTTCGAGACGCTTGAAATACACAGGGCTCCTTTCGGCACCGAGGATCATGGCTGACCTCCAGTGAAGGACGCACTCCTCAGCGGGGTCGGCGAATCGACCTACGGCTGACTATCCTACAAGCTGACTCTTCACCGGAAACCCCAAATGCCGACAGTGTACAAGATCGCGCAGGAGCCGGCCAAGCGGAAAAAACATCAATTTCTAGGGGTTGAGGCGAAATCTGGCACATCATGTAGTAGGCGGCCGGCTGGAACCACCGTCAGTGATATGGCCGGGTGCGCCATTGTCACGCCGCCTCCTGCGTGGTATCGTGTACCAAAGGCGCGCGGTACAGGCATCCTCCAGCGCTCCCATCGAGAGCGTGCAGAACGGACGTCGCAGCGATGGCAGCGCTCTTACGACAGATCATCCGCCCCCCAGAGGATCTGACGAAGGGGAGCATTCTGCGCAACGTGATCATCTTGTCAGCGCCCGTGGCACTGACTCAGTCGCTCACCGTGCTGTTCCAGTTCGTCGACACCGTGTTCGTCGGCTGGCTGCCGAACAGCGCGAGTGCACTGGCGGCCATCGGGTTCGGCGGGCAGGTGATGTTCTTCACCTCGACATTGCTGTTGGGCCTAACCATCGGCACGACGGCGATGGTCGCGCGCTTCGTGGGCGAGCGGAAGCCGGACGAGGCGGCCGTCACGGTGTTCAACGCCTTCGTGATCTGCTTCGTGATCTCGGTGGTTTTTGCCGCGGTGGGCATCTGGCTTTCGGAGTCGATTCTGTGGGGTCTGGGTGCCCGGGACGAGGTGCTCAAACTGGGCACCGAGTATCTCGGCGTGCTCATGATCGCCGGCGTGGCGATGGTGTTGCTGTTCCAGATCGGCTCGATCCTGCAGGGGGCCGGGGATGCGATCACGCCGTTCTGGCTGTTCGGCGGCGCTAACCTCGTCAACTTGGTTCTCGATCCGTTCTTCATTTACGGCAGCTTCTCGATCCCGTCGCTCAACCTGGGCCTCGTGCACACCCCGGCGGTGCCGCTGATGGGGTTGGATCTGGGCGTGCGCGGCGCGGCGCTGGCCACGGTGATCGGGCGTGGCACCTTCTGTGTTATCGGCGTGCTCGTGCTCAGGCGGGGGCTGTCGCGCGTTCACGTTCAGCCGCGTCATTTCCGTATGGATCTCAAGACCATCTGGCAACTGCTGGCCATCGGCATACCGAGCGCGCTGCAGATGATGATCCGGTCCGCGTCCGCCCTCGCGCTCGTTGGCATTGTCGGGCACAGTTTCGGCAAGACAGCCGTAGCCGCACTGACAACCGGCGGGCGGACGGTGATGCTGGCGCTCATGCCGGGGTTCGGCGTCGGGCGCGCGGCGGGTACGTTGGCCGGGCAGAACCTCGGTGCCGGGGAGCCGCAGCGAGCCGTCCGTTCGGCATGGGCGTCGGTCGTGATCTACAGCGTCTTCATGGCCGTCTGTACGCTTGCCGGACTCCTGTTCCCCCACTTCTTCATGCGGATGTTCACGCCGGACCAGGCGGTCATCAACACGGGCGCCGTGTACCTGCGCTATGCGGCGGCCGTGTACCTGTTCGCCGGGCTCGCCATCGTGCTGTCAAAGTCGATGGAGGGTACGGGCTACACACTAATCCCCATGCTGCTGACGTTCGCCGTGCTGATCGGCGCGATGCTCCCGCTCGCCCTCATCCTGCCCGGCGCGCTTGGCCTCGGCCTGCACGGCGTGTGGATGGCGATGGCCTTCTCCAATATCCTGTTGGCAGTCGGAACGCTGTTCTTCTTCCAGCTCGGTGCATGGCAGCGCAGACGGATCAGCATCGGCTACCCCGAGGCGGTGATCCCGGCGCAGGAGTCGCTCATCGCGCCCGAGTAGCGGTTGCCCTGTGATCGTCCCTTTCTTTCCCGTCTTGGGCGGTAAGGTCTGCCGCCTGTTCTCGGCTCATTCCGCCCACCTCTGATGCGCGAGACTGAAGGGCAAATCCTGCCGGTGGTGGCGCCACCCTGTCGTCGAGATCGCGCACGCGAAAGGCACAACTACTCCTAAACCGCGAAGCGGTTCATCCGATGCTCTTGCTGCAAGGCGCGGTGGCTCACAGAGCGCCGCCGACCTGAAAACGGAGTAATGCACGCGCCCAAAGGACTGGTCGCATGGACTTCCGCCTACCGGAGCGAGACAAGAACGCCACGCCTTCGCCTGACGACGTGATCGCGATCCTCAACCAGACAGTCCAGGACCAGGAGGACGCGATTCCGACCGACCGCGAAGTCAGTGTCATCTCGAGCACGCCCAACCACTACCATTTCATCACCAAGCACGAGACCGACACGCGGCTGATCTACACGAACGTCTACTTCATGGACAAGAAGATCGGCAAGCCCAGCTTGCGCCGCTCCGGGATGGTGTTTCTCGAGTCGACGCTGCTCAAGCTGCTCGATCTCTACAAGCGCTCGAGCGACATCTTCCGTTCCGAGATGGAGGAGAGCCTCGAGCCGATCAGTTGCGACAAGCGGCTCACGGTCGACATCAGCATGGACAACGTGCTCGGCGCGTTCAGCATCCACTCGTTCTTCGACTTCAACAACGAGCAACTCGACATCAAGAAGCTCAAGATCGACAAGGACGAGCCCGAGGAAGTGCCCGATCGCGAGGCCGAGATGTTCATCCAGATCGACAGCGAGGAAAACTACGTCGTCGATCCGGAGGACAAGGCGCTTTGTTTCCGCAAGAAGATCTTCATCACGGCCCGGAACTCGTCTTGAACCCGGGCCTGTCCAGCACGTCTTGAGTGAGCCGGTCGTGCCTCGCGCGCGGCCGGCGCTCTCGTGTTTCGGCGGGATTGACACGCCCCGGCAGCCCCTGTATCAATGCCTCGCACGAATGGAGGCCGTCACATGCCCGCCGTCAAGCCGCCGACCGGATGGAACACGTGGGAACTCGAGTCGTACGTCACCTTCGCCTACCTGGACACGGGCGTACGCCGCGCACGCGTGCGGATCGCGTTCTATGACCCCGACACGATGACGACACACGACGATTTCTGGTGGCCGGCCATCGAGCGGCTCGGCGACCATGCATGGGACGGCGCGTACGTCTCGCTTGGGTTGAAGGTGGGCGAAAGCGTATTTGACATCGAGGCCGCGGGCGACGGGACGACGCTCTGGGGCCGCGTGACGCCGCAGCACCCGACGCGCCTGCGCGTCGTGGTTGTGTTGACACCCGATGGCCCCACGAGCTGGGAGCGCACCAACGGCCGGCTCGTCGCCGGCGAGTGGGCGCTCGGCTTCCGCGGCGCGACGCACAATGACGCGGTGTTCCTGAGCATCAACGAACCATACGTCGTCGGCAAGCCGGGCAGCGCGGTGCGCTTCGCTTGCGCGCCGAAGCGGCGCAAGGCGAACGCGGTTGATGCGGGGCGCAAGCTTGCCGCTGGAAAGAAGGCGTACCAGACACGCGCGATCACAGGCTCCGGGTTGCTCGACGACGTGCTCGAGGGTGCCGTGCGCGGCGTGACTTGGAACACCGTCTACGACCCGTACCGGTTCGGCGTTTGCACGCCGGTGTCGCGTACGTGGAGCCGCGACTGGGGCGGCGCGTGCGTCTTCGACTGGGACACGTTCTTCGCCGCCGTACTGGGGACGCTCGAGTCGCCGGACCTCGCGTGGGGCAACCTGAACGCGGTGCTCTCGAGTGTCGATGTGCTCGGCTTCGTGCCCAACTACGCCGTGTCGCACGGGGCGCTGTCGCGCGATCGCTCCCAGCCGCCTGTTGGTGCGTTCTGCACGTGGAAGGTGCACTGCCTCGCGCCGGACATCGCGCGGCTCAGGGGGCTCTACCCCAAGCTGCTGCGCTGGCATCGCTGGTGGTGGCCGCACCGCGACGGCAACGGCGACGGCCTGCTTGAGTGGGGCAGTGGGACCGCTACGTACGCGTATCCGTTCCTCGACAGACAGCTCGGGGACGCGCATCTCGTCAGCGATCGCCAGTACGCCGCATTCGAGTCTGGACTGGACAACTCGCCCGTCTTTGACGAGGCCGCGTTCGACGCCGCCTCGCGCACGCTCAAGCTTGCCACGGTCGATCTCAACGCCTTGCTCTGCGCCGACAGCGAGTGTCTCGCCCGGATCGCGCGCGAGTGCGGCGACGAGAGGACGGCCCGAGCGCTCGAACGCGAACACGCCGCGCACGCCGCGCGCATTAACGAGCTCATGTGGTCGAAGCGGCACGGCGCCTATCTCAATCGAACGTGGGACGGCCGGCTTTCCGACGTGCTGACGCCGATGATTTTCTACCCGCTCATGGCGGGTGTCGCATCCGAGGCGCAGGCCGAGCGGCTCGTCAACGAGCACCTGCTCAACCCCGACGAGTTCTGGGGCGACCACGTCATCCCGAGCGTGGCGCGCAATCACCCCGCCTTCGCCGACAACAGCTACTGGCGCGGCCGCATCTGGGGGCCGATGAACCTGCTCGTCGCCGAGGGGCTTGCGCGCTACCGCTTCGACGAGGTTGCCTACGAGTTCGCTCAGCGCGGCCTCGGGCCGTTCGCCGACAACTGGCGTCGGCTCAACCGCGTCTACGAGAACTACAACGCCGTCACCGGCGCCGGCGGCGATGTCAAGAACGCCGACGAGCTGTACCACTGGGGCGGCTTGCTCGGGGTGATCATGGTACGGCAGCTGGTCGACGTCGAGCCGGACGGCGGTCTGCGACTCGGCACGCTCGGCCACGACGAGATGTCGGTCTCGAACGTGCCGGTCCGCGGCCGGCTTTACGGCGTGCGGACGGGGCCAAAGGGTATGACGGTTATCGAGAACGGCGCCCGGCTACTCTCGACAGATGCGCCAGTCGTCCTTCGCTCGTTCCAGAGGCGCGGCCGAACGATCTCCTTCGACCTCTACGCAGCAGCCGGCGAGGTGCAGATCACCTTCTTCGGCCTCAAGCCGAACACGGTCCACACGATCGCTCTGAGCGGCACACGCCTTGAATGCTCGAGCAACGCGAGAGGAACGCTACGTGTCGCCTACGTCGACAAGGCTTGTGCCTAGCGTGCTCGTGTCCGATTGACACATCCGCCCGGCACGTGCACGATTGCACGAACTGCTCCGATGGTGGGTTGTCCATGAAGAAGCGCGTTGTCGTCGGAATGAGCGGCGGAGTCGATTCGAGCATCGCGGCCGCCTTGCTCCAGCAGCAGGGCTGCGAAGTCTTCGGCATGACGCTTGTCCTCGCTCCCGAATCGGATTTGGCCGACGAGACGCCGGGAGCCGAGTCGGCGGCACGGTCGGCGCAGGCCGTCTGCAGCGCACTTGGCATCGAGTGGCGCCTCATCGAGCAGCGCGAGCTTTTCGTTGAGCGCGTCATCAGACCGTTCTACGAGGAGTACACGCGCGGTCGGACGCCCAACCCGTGCGTTGTCTGCAACCGCTGCGTCAAGTTCCCCCTCCTGATCGAGGCGGCGCAGGTTGTCGGCGCGGAATACGTGGCGACGGGTCACTATGCACGCGTCGGCAGGACAGGAGGGCGGTTCGTTCTGCGCCGCGGCCTCGACGAGAGTAAAGACCAATCCTATGTGCTCTTCGGTCTCGATCCGGCCGTGTTGCCTTCCGTGCTTATGCCGCTTGGCGAGCAACGAAAGAGCGACGTGCGCCGGCTCGCCGCCGAGCTGGACCTACCCGTGCAGGACCGCCCGGCAAGCCAGGACGCG contains:
- the smc gene encoding chromosome segregation protein SMC, coding for MYFKRLEVIGFKSFANKTVIEFEPGVTAIVGPNGCGKSNVSDAIRWVLGEQNPRDLRGKQMEDVIFNGTADEKPMGMAEVSLVMSNAGRLLDVDFEEVRITRRLFRSGESQYLLNKQPCRLKDIQDLLMGTGVGLDAYSHFEQGEIEQLLSAKPEDRRHVFEEAAGILKYKADRKAALRKLEATEENLVRINDIIREVKRQINTLDRQAAKARRHRRLSDELVRYDCAQLLHNRDVFAAELTRLTTEHDRSRSGLRELYTEIETRDGEIDELRAKLAAHEREFEALQTRKLELLRAIDHERNTITLSEQRIADGRNAEVAARGQIESLQRQIDELGRQVEEGTCLLQQQETELRNAEQALIAQEERVAAEAAALGQEEAAVADAARRALELVHREIKITNEIEALDRRLDEAGAASATLHAEQEQLEARRQQLDADQQRRAHDQDELAAEARRGREEEAALRESLQNVAGLLNQDMARRQRLSRELAEVRSQYDLLVEMRANYEGYHHGVKSILRAAAAEMGALPGIYGTAADLLRVPEEFEIAIEAALGGRLQYIAVATGRDAERAIAHLKETGNGRATFLPYDLLRPPAVNAELLHELFERNTGLIAAASEVVGCDERDRVLVAMLLGDTVLVEDFDAALRIAEQKRFPFRLVTRAGEVFSGRGVISGGRAGRPEQGLLSRDTRIAQLEEKAHRLQAEHDTTHGQEQDRAREAGTLEIRREEIARRIRAVDEQLAEQAHELARVTAGREAVEQQLTAVAERLVALEDDATRLSARREEVRIAAAALDQEKRAADEETARRNEAIAQRQAEAAEAHRRLTELKVQVSSLKERTTAAHGRQERTADDIRRRNEEIVACRRQIEAGQGNSERLALEMEEARRRIEEVTQQKAEAERAIEALDERRAEIGNRLGTLEAGLKDKRRTLHDRQEAESGLNAQLTEARVAVERIDERLRNEYKLTHDNPAAERFPPDSNWEEVAARVEELRAKIESLGPVNIYAIEEYERLEERHTFLVKEQEDLINAKESLLKAIAKINRTSRELFRETFNKIRDSFREMFTTLFGGGKADLILDDESDILECGIEIVASPPGKKLQSITLMSGGEKAMTAICLLFSIFRVKPSPFCILDEMDAALDEPNILRFNDTLKEFLLRSQFIIITHNKRTIAMADVLYGITMERSGISKVVSVKFRDALPPAEPAAVEPPAETES
- a CDS encoding MATE family efflux transporter, which codes for MAALLRQIIRPPEDLTKGSILRNVIILSAPVALTQSLTVLFQFVDTVFVGWLPNSASALAAIGFGGQVMFFTSTLLLGLTIGTTAMVARFVGERKPDEAAVTVFNAFVICFVISVVFAAVGIWLSESILWGLGARDEVLKLGTEYLGVLMIAGVAMVLLFQIGSILQGAGDAITPFWLFGGANLVNLVLDPFFIYGSFSIPSLNLGLVHTPAVPLMGLDLGVRGAALATVIGRGTFCVIGVLVLRRGLSRVHVQPRHFRMDLKTIWQLLAIGIPSALQMMIRSASALALVGIVGHSFGKTAVAALTTGGRTVMLALMPGFGVGRAAGTLAGQNLGAGEPQRAVRSAWASVVIYSVFMAVCTLAGLLFPHFFMRMFTPDQAVINTGAVYLRYAAAVYLFAGLAIVLSKSMEGTGYTLIPMLLTFAVLIGAMLPLALILPGALGLGLHGVWMAMAFSNILLAVGTLFFFQLGAWQRRRISIGYPEAVIPAQESLIAPE
- the mnmA gene encoding tRNA 2-thiouridine(34) synthase MnmA translates to MKKRVVVGMSGGVDSSIAAALLQQQGCEVFGMTLVLAPESDLADETPGAESAARSAQAVCSALGIEWRLIEQRELFVERVIRPFYEEYTRGRTPNPCVVCNRCVKFPLLIEAAQVVGAEYVATGHYARVGRTGGRFVLRRGLDESKDQSYVLFGLDPAVLPSVLMPLGEQRKSDVRRLAAELDLPVQDRPASQDACFVPDGHYGGLHRLYADRMPQPGPIYNLDGNRIGEHKGVQLFTVGQRRGLGVSASAPLYVVEIDAARNALIVGPDSALDAGTLIARCPSWISIDPPQGPLRALIKIRYNHAGTMGTVSPLDKNTLRVDFDEPVRAITPGQACVFYDGDLVLGGAWIEGRA